CGATCCAGGCGCGCGACTACCCGATTATCCAGGGCGTCGTGCTCCTGTTCGCCGTCACGTTTCTCGTCGTTAACCTGGCCGTGGACATTCTCTATGGCTACATCGACCCGCGCATTCGATACAGTTGAGCGCCCGGCGGAGCGGGTGTTCCACCACCCGCTCGCGATCCTCCGCCGGCTCCGGCGGAACAAGATTGCAATGGTCGGGCTGGTGATCCTCCTGGTGATGGTTGCCTCGGCCACGCTCGCGGGCGCGATCCTGCCATACAATCCGGACACCGCGGACTTCAACGCGGTGTTGCAGCCGCCGGCCCTCGCCCATCCGTTCGGTACAGATCAGCTCGGGCGTGACCTGCTGACGCGCGTCGTGTACGGCGGTCGATTCTCGCTTCTGATCGGCGTGATTTCCGTCGTAGTCGCGCTCGCCGCCGGCGTGCCCCTCGGGCTTGTGTCCGGGTACTACGGCGGCGCGGTGGACATCGTGATCGGGCGCGTCGTCGACGTCATGCTGGCGTTCCCCGGCTTTCTCCTCGCCCTGACGCTGATCAGCGTGCTTGGGGTGGGCCTGACGAACGTGATTCTCAGTGTGGGCATCGCGACCGTCCCGGTGTACGTGCGCCTCATCCGCGGTGTCGCGCTGTCCACGCGCGAGCTGACGTACGTCGAGTCGGCGCGCTCGATCGGGATGAACGACTGGCGGATCATGGTCAAGCACGTGCTGCCGAGCACCGCGGCCCCGCTGATCGTGCAGTCGACCATTCAGGTTGGGGTGGCGATCCTGACGGCGGCCGCGCTCGGGTTTCTCGGCCTCGGCGTGAAACCGCCGACTCCGGAGTGGGGGACGATGTTGGGAGACGCCGTGAACTACCTGCTCGCCTCGTGGTTCATCGCGACATTCCCGGGGCTTGCGATCTTCCTCTCGGTCATGGCGTTCAACCTGCTCGGCGACGGCCTCCGCGATGCGCTCGAC
The genomic region above belongs to bacterium and contains:
- a CDS encoding ABC transporter permease, which produces MATSTRAFDTVERPAERVFHHPLAILRRLRRNKIAMVGLVILLVMVASATLAGAILPYNPDTADFNAVLQPPALAHPFGTDQLGRDLLTRVVYGGRFSLLIGVISVVVALAAGVPLGLVSGYYGGAVDIVIGRVVDVMLAFPGFLLALTLISVLGVGLTNVILSVGIATVPVYVRLIRGVALSTRELTYVESARSIGMNDWRIMVKHVLPSTAAPLIVQSTIQVGVAILTAAALGFLGLGVKPPTPEWGTMLGDAVNYLLASWFIATFPGLAIFLSVMAFNLLGDGLRDALDPRMKVL